One region of Oryza glaberrima chromosome 7, OglaRS2, whole genome shotgun sequence genomic DNA includes:
- the LOC127780375 gene encoding uncharacterized protein LOC127780375: MMLPPTPTPPPHLPLAASTAVSFTPRAAAQRGRGRRSKPKPKPVAFPPPPLRRLVSSSLRRLLPRSRPLTVLFFGGGGGGGGWFGMGGRGRRRRATPAEELAALALSLALGDKLAVLADYWNASGLGEALGVWAVVWRRGGGRRRRGGGLRRLAALLLGIAFCALVCHLRGAALVDGLARTAGGRKLARIFLH, from the coding sequence ATGatgctgccgccgacgccgacgccgccgccgcacctccccctcgccgcctccacggcCGTTAGCTtcaccccgcgcgccgccgcccagcgcggccgcggccgccgatcgaagcccaagcccaagcccgtcgcgttcccgccgccgccgttgcgccGCCTCGTCTcgtcctccctccgccgcctcctcccgcgctCGCGCCCCCTCACCGTCCtcttcttcggcggcggcggcggcggtgggggatggTTCGGGAtggggggaagggggaggaggaggagggcaacaCCGGCGGAAGAGCTCGCGGCGCTGGCGCTCTCCCTGGCGCTCGGCGACAAGCTGGCCGTCCTCGCCGACTACTGGAACGCGTCGGGCCTCGGCGAGGCGCTCGGCGTGTGGGCGGTggtgtggaggagaggaggagggaggaggaggcgaggcggcgggctccgGCGGCTCGCGGCGCTGCTGCTCGGGATCGCCTTCTGCGCCCTCGTCTGCCATTTGAGGGGCGCCGCGCTCGTCGACGGCCTCGCGAGGACGGCCGGTGGCCGGAAACTAGCGCGGATTTTCCTGCATTGA
- the LOC127779402 gene encoding SUMO-activating enzyme subunit 2 isoform X1, whose amino-acid sequence MASSPASAASEEEAVKLFGVQAAKVLMVGAGGIGCELLKTLALSGFRDIHIIDLDTIEVSNLNRQFLFRQSHVGQSKAHVARDAVLKFRPNINITSYHANVKDAQFNVEFFKQFNVVLNGLDNLDARRHVNRLCLAAEVPLVESGTTGFLGQVTVHVKGKTECYECQPKPVPKSYPVCTITSTPSKFVHCIVWAKELLFAKMFGDKNQDNDLNVRSNESGTSKSDVFERNADEDLDQYARRIYDHVFGYNIEVALENEETWKNRRRPNPIYIRDTLPEEAIRQNGSSRDINNEQEEPSAMVSLGLRNPQEIWSLADNSRVFLEALKLFFEKREKEIGNLVFDKDDQLAVEFVTSAANIRASSFGIPLHSLFEAKGVAGNIVHAVATTNAIIAGLIVIEAIKVLHGDYKKYRMTYCLEHPSRKMLLMPIEPFEPNKSCYVCSETPLLLEVNTKTTKLREVIEKIIKSKLGMNLPLVMIGSTLVFEDGEGLEEDEAANYALNLEKVLAELPAPVVNDTKLTVEDFQQELSCSINIKHRDEFDEEKEPDGMVLSGWSAPVEKQVTSNGGNQSVASSSGADYADGIVEDISTKPGMKRKLDEVLELKENCDASSSAQVVEDDDDDDLVMLDENPKLAKKKRLQ is encoded by the exons ATGGcttcctcccccgcctccgccgcctccgaggaggaggccgtcaaG TTATTTGGGGTGCAGGCGGCGAAGGTGCTGATGGTCGGCGCCGGAGGCATAGGATGCGAGCTGCTCAAGACGCTCGCGCTCTCCGGATTCCGCGATATTCACAtc ATTGACTTGGACACAATTGAGGTGAGCAATCTGAACAGGCAGTTTTTATTTCGGCAGAGTCATGTTGGACAGTCAAAAGCCCAT GTTGCTCGTGATGCTGTTCTGAAATTTAGGCCAAATATCAATATAACATCATATCATGCAAATGTAAAGGACGCTCAATTTAATGTTGAGTTCTTCAAGCAATTTAATGTAGTCCTGAATGGCCTTGATAATTTGGACGCTAGGCGTCATGTTAATCGCCTTTGCCTTGCTGCTGAAGTTCCTTTGGTGGAAAGTGGGACAACTGGGTTTTTGGGACAG GTTACTGTTCATGTCAAAGGTAAAACAGAATGTTATGAATGTCAACCAAAGCCTGTCCCTAAGTCATACCCTGTCTGCACAATTACAAGCACTCCATCTAAG TTTGTTCACTGCATTGTTTGGGCAAAGGAGTTGCTTTTTGCAAAAATGTTTGGGGATAAAAACCAGGACAATGATCTTAATGTCCGTTCAAATGAAAGCGGCACATCGAAATCAGATGTATTTGAAAGAAATGCAGATGAAGATCTTGATCAATATGCTAGGAGAATTTATGATCATGTCTTTGGTTACAACATCGAAGTGGCCTTAGAAAATGAGGAAACTTGGAAGAATCGAAGAAGGCCGAATCCAATATACATCCGTGATACATTACCTGAAGAAGCTATTCGGCAAAATGGTAGTTCACGGGACATCAATAATGAGCAGGAAGAACCATCTGCTATGGTCTCTTTGGGTCTTAGGAACCCACAAGAAATTTGGAGCCTTGCTGATAATTCAAGGGTATTTTTGGAGGCattaaaactattttttgaaaaaagggAGAAG GAAATAGGGAATTTAGTATTTGACAAGGATGATCAGTTGGCTGTTGAGTTTGTTACTTCTGCAGCTAATATCAGAGCCTCCTCTTTTGGAATACCTCTGCATAGCCTTTTTGAAGCTAAAGGTGTTGCTGGAAACATAGTTCATGCTGTGGCAACAACAAATGCTATAATAGCTGGTTTGATTGTTATTGAAGCAATAAAAGTCCTCCATGGTGATTACAAAAAATATAG AATGACATATTGTCTTGAACACCCTTCAAGGAAGATGCTTTTGATGCCTATCGAGCCGTTTGAGCCTAATAAATCATGTTATGTCTGCTCAGAG ACCCCTCTTCTTCTGGAGGTTAACACAAAGACAACAAAGCTGAGGGAGGTCATCGAGAAGATTATAAAAAGCAAACTTGGGATGAACCTCCCATTGGTAATGATTGGCTCCACTCTTGTTTTTGAGGATGGTGAGGGCTTAGAGGAAGATGAGGCTGCAAATTATGCTCTAAACCTTGAAAAG GTCTTGGCTGAACTTCCAGCTCCAGTTGTTAATGACACAAAGCTTACTGTTGAGGATTTTCAGCAGGAATTGTCATGCAGCATTAACATTAAACACAG GGACGAGTTTGATGAAGAAAAAGAGCCTGATGGAATGGTTCTATCTGGATGGTCTGCTCCAGTGGAGAAGCAAGTTACGAGTAATGGGGGAAACCAGTCGGTTGCTTCTTCATCTGGTGCAGATTATGCTGACGGTATTGTTGAGGACATATCCACTAAACCTGGAATGAAGCGCAAGCTGGATGAGGTTTTAGAGTTGAAGGAGAATTGCGATGCATCCAGTAGTGCTCAAGTTGTcgaagatgacgatgacgacgatctTGTTATGCTTGATGAGAACCCAAAGTTAGCCAAGAAAAAGAGATTGCAATAG
- the LOC127780736 gene encoding protein EFFECTOR OF TRANSCRIPTION 2-like, with amino-acid sequence MPAASAAVPARLKREDYPRTKHDSLFSPWKVLVGPSDWEDHAAGKEGIQRYRVLNLPENFPGLYELGVARASDEGIRAARRWNGSGGGGVVVVYLGQADSVRARLQQYGRTGSHLDAGNPPPSAGEAETNTRATGNGLFREVFVRGYSLVFRCALMGNKQEAEKTEARLLRVFDYAWNKLQNGGLRREEILIKLEQGAVNNRSSLLSRVRHFKQEVFREKAGIKISRNGSVDVSSGIMKNMFPRIRTFVGFRPQLVNSGDNVDKEIGIRWKNTSEGNSYGKQARRSSEGYKVKRVNVIKRRTMPEQDSNDVCGVMLEDGSSCLDHPVQGRKRCELHKGRRLGRITVNPKGSSCSYSCQVEIPVVESISPLTENESESDQAQQTSELLSKFLPATVKKSSRPWYSFEAKEIKTGEAPIEDGKQETSEVIDICEAKKSDNSACTNKVISGSKKCQLHNGCKAKEFVSSRVIDLLQNEEKVKSMTVDKLSGEEISHGKYQSQENQPSGRMWFELIKLQNPTSTLSSKGQGRQKRVTGNVAAICEALTDNRCRETIPMAGRERCDAHEGIKVTDASSVPFSGSSGWPSICGARASDGSPCKNQPIAGRKRCAMHKGQRACRTPSID; translated from the exons ATGCctgcggcctccgccgccgtcccaGCGAGGCTGAAGCGGGAGGACTACCCACGCACCAAGCACGACTCCCTCTTCTCCCCATGGAAG GTTCTTGTCGGGCCGTCGGACTGGGAGGACCACGCCGCCGGCAAGGAAGGGATCCAGAGGTACAGGGTGCTCAACCTGCCGGAGAACTTCCCTGGCCTCTACGAGCTGGGCGTCGCGAGGGCCTCCGACGAGGGTATCAGGGCGGCTCGGCGGTGGAATGgatccggtggtggtggcgtcgtcgtcgtgtaCCTCGGGCAGGCCGACAGCGTCAGGGCGAGGCTCCAGCAGTACGGCCGGACGGGATCGCACTTGGACGCCGGGAacccaccgccgtccgccggcgaAGCGGAGACGAATACGCGGGCGACGGGGAATGGGTTGTTCAGGGAAGTTTTCGTCAGAGGCTACTCCTTGGTGTTCCGATGTGCTCTG ATGGGTAACAAACAAGAAGCTGAGAAGACTGAGGCTCGGCTGCTTAGAGTGTTTGATTACGCATGGAACAAGCTTCAGAACGGTGGTCTTCGCCGTGAAGAAATACTTATCAAGTTAGAACAAGGGGCAGTCAACAATAGATCATCTCTGCTTAGCAGAGTTCGGCACTTCAAACAGGAAGTGTTCAGAGAGAAAGCAGGTATAAAGATAAGCAGAAATGGGTCTGTTGATGTCTCATCTGGCATTATGAAAAATATGTTCCCAAGAATTCGAACATTTGTTGGCTTCAGACCTCAGCTAGTTAACTCTGGTGACAATGTTGACAAGGAAATTGGCATTCGCTGGAAAAATACATCTGAAGGTAACAGTTATGGCAAACAAGCACGTCGAAGTTCTGAAGGATACAAAGTCAAAAGAGTCAATGTTATAAAACGAAGAACTATGCCAGAACAAGATTCTAAcgatgtttgtggagtgatgcTGGAAGATGGCTCCTCTTGTCTTGATCATCCAGTACAAGGAAGGAAGAGGTGTGAATTACACAAAGGTAGAAGACTAGGAAGAATCACAGTCAATCCTAAAGGCTCCTCTTGTAGCTATTCTTGCCAAGTTGAGATTCCAGTTGTTGAATCCATATCTCCACTAACTGAAAATGAAAGCGAGTCAGATCAAGCACAGCAAACCAGTGAACTCCTCTCCAAATTTTTGCCAGCAACAGTGAAAAAATCATCAAGACCATGGTATAGCTTTGAAGCGAAAGAAATAAAAACTGGAGAAGCTCCTATAGAAGATGGAAAACAGGAAACCTCTGAGGTCATTGATATCTGTGAAGCCAAAAAGAGTGACAACTCTGCCTGCACCAACAAAGTAATTTCAGGAAGTAAAAAATGTCAGCTGCATAATGGTTGCAAAGCAAAAGAGTTTGTTTCATCTCGAGTCATTGATTTGCTCCAGAATGAAGAAAAGGTCAAAAGCATGACAGTTGACAAGCTCAGTGGGGAGGAGATTTCTCATGGTAAATATCAGTCCCAAGAGAATCAGCCTTCCGGAAGAATGTGGTTTGAGCTGATCAAATTGCAGAATCCTACCAGCACACTGTCATCCAAAGGCCAGGGACGTCAGAAAAGAGTGACAGGCAATGTCGCAGCTATCTGTGAAGCGTTGACGGACAACAGATGCCGTGAAACAATACCAATGGCAGGAAGAGAAAGATGCGATGCGCATGAAGGAATAAAGGTCACCGATGCTTCCTCTGTACCGTTTTCCGGAAGCTCAGGATGGCCATCAATCTGTGGTGCTCGAGCTTCGGATGGTTCTCCTTGTAAGAATCAGCCAATTGCAGGGAGAAAGAGATGCGCGATGCATAAAGGCCAAAGAGCATGTCGGACCCCCTCAATCGACTGA
- the LOC127779402 gene encoding SUMO-activating enzyme subunit 2 isoform X2 yields MASSPASAASEEEAVKAAKVLMVGAGGIGCELLKTLALSGFRDIHIIDLDTIEVSNLNRQFLFRQSHVGQSKAHVARDAVLKFRPNINITSYHANVKDAQFNVEFFKQFNVVLNGLDNLDARRHVNRLCLAAEVPLVESGTTGFLGQVTVHVKGKTECYECQPKPVPKSYPVCTITSTPSKFVHCIVWAKELLFAKMFGDKNQDNDLNVRSNESGTSKSDVFERNADEDLDQYARRIYDHVFGYNIEVALENEETWKNRRRPNPIYIRDTLPEEAIRQNGSSRDINNEQEEPSAMVSLGLRNPQEIWSLADNSRVFLEALKLFFEKREKEIGNLVFDKDDQLAVEFVTSAANIRASSFGIPLHSLFEAKGVAGNIVHAVATTNAIIAGLIVIEAIKVLHGDYKKYRMTYCLEHPSRKMLLMPIEPFEPNKSCYVCSETPLLLEVNTKTTKLREVIEKIIKSKLGMNLPLVMIGSTLVFEDGEGLEEDEAANYALNLEKVLAELPAPVVNDTKLTVEDFQQELSCSINIKHRDEFDEEKEPDGMVLSGWSAPVEKQVTSNGGNQSVASSSGADYADGIVEDISTKPGMKRKLDEVLELKENCDASSSAQVVEDDDDDDLVMLDENPKLAKKKRLQ; encoded by the exons ATGGcttcctcccccgcctccgccgcctccgaggaggaggccgtcaaG GCGGCGAAGGTGCTGATGGTCGGCGCCGGAGGCATAGGATGCGAGCTGCTCAAGACGCTCGCGCTCTCCGGATTCCGCGATATTCACAtc ATTGACTTGGACACAATTGAGGTGAGCAATCTGAACAGGCAGTTTTTATTTCGGCAGAGTCATGTTGGACAGTCAAAAGCCCAT GTTGCTCGTGATGCTGTTCTGAAATTTAGGCCAAATATCAATATAACATCATATCATGCAAATGTAAAGGACGCTCAATTTAATGTTGAGTTCTTCAAGCAATTTAATGTAGTCCTGAATGGCCTTGATAATTTGGACGCTAGGCGTCATGTTAATCGCCTTTGCCTTGCTGCTGAAGTTCCTTTGGTGGAAAGTGGGACAACTGGGTTTTTGGGACAG GTTACTGTTCATGTCAAAGGTAAAACAGAATGTTATGAATGTCAACCAAAGCCTGTCCCTAAGTCATACCCTGTCTGCACAATTACAAGCACTCCATCTAAG TTTGTTCACTGCATTGTTTGGGCAAAGGAGTTGCTTTTTGCAAAAATGTTTGGGGATAAAAACCAGGACAATGATCTTAATGTCCGTTCAAATGAAAGCGGCACATCGAAATCAGATGTATTTGAAAGAAATGCAGATGAAGATCTTGATCAATATGCTAGGAGAATTTATGATCATGTCTTTGGTTACAACATCGAAGTGGCCTTAGAAAATGAGGAAACTTGGAAGAATCGAAGAAGGCCGAATCCAATATACATCCGTGATACATTACCTGAAGAAGCTATTCGGCAAAATGGTAGTTCACGGGACATCAATAATGAGCAGGAAGAACCATCTGCTATGGTCTCTTTGGGTCTTAGGAACCCACAAGAAATTTGGAGCCTTGCTGATAATTCAAGGGTATTTTTGGAGGCattaaaactattttttgaaaaaagggAGAAG GAAATAGGGAATTTAGTATTTGACAAGGATGATCAGTTGGCTGTTGAGTTTGTTACTTCTGCAGCTAATATCAGAGCCTCCTCTTTTGGAATACCTCTGCATAGCCTTTTTGAAGCTAAAGGTGTTGCTGGAAACATAGTTCATGCTGTGGCAACAACAAATGCTATAATAGCTGGTTTGATTGTTATTGAAGCAATAAAAGTCCTCCATGGTGATTACAAAAAATATAG AATGACATATTGTCTTGAACACCCTTCAAGGAAGATGCTTTTGATGCCTATCGAGCCGTTTGAGCCTAATAAATCATGTTATGTCTGCTCAGAG ACCCCTCTTCTTCTGGAGGTTAACACAAAGACAACAAAGCTGAGGGAGGTCATCGAGAAGATTATAAAAAGCAAACTTGGGATGAACCTCCCATTGGTAATGATTGGCTCCACTCTTGTTTTTGAGGATGGTGAGGGCTTAGAGGAAGATGAGGCTGCAAATTATGCTCTAAACCTTGAAAAG GTCTTGGCTGAACTTCCAGCTCCAGTTGTTAATGACACAAAGCTTACTGTTGAGGATTTTCAGCAGGAATTGTCATGCAGCATTAACATTAAACACAG GGACGAGTTTGATGAAGAAAAAGAGCCTGATGGAATGGTTCTATCTGGATGGTCTGCTCCAGTGGAGAAGCAAGTTACGAGTAATGGGGGAAACCAGTCGGTTGCTTCTTCATCTGGTGCAGATTATGCTGACGGTATTGTTGAGGACATATCCACTAAACCTGGAATGAAGCGCAAGCTGGATGAGGTTTTAGAGTTGAAGGAGAATTGCGATGCATCCAGTAGTGCTCAAGTTGTcgaagatgacgatgacgacgatctTGTTATGCTTGATGAGAACCCAAAGTTAGCCAAGAAAAAGAGATTGCAATAG